A window of the Haloarcula litorea genome harbors these coding sequences:
- a CDS encoding DUF4129 domain-containing protein, translated as MNHHRAVSVVTALAVVAALPVAAAALGGTVSTDPADAVDLDFEELNLGEGQSREVAEAVQRIHDQYTGEGEPDETTDASGGGERDRSRSQDGRGQRQAQQSADGGQSAQGSDESSGLRRVPTEPGPDWLLVAAVLAGLVGAGVGYRYRGRLAGWLRSPKEGATTHRVASPSNTVERAWAELLAEAGVDDPWTRTPRECAQRAVEAGYDPAVVTPLRRAFEDVRYGDAPPEGERQRIARAALQAVDEREREEAVL; from the coding sequence ATGAACCACCATAGAGCCGTGTCGGTCGTCACCGCGCTGGCCGTCGTCGCCGCCCTGCCCGTCGCGGCGGCGGCCCTGGGCGGCACCGTGTCGACCGACCCCGCGGACGCCGTCGACCTGGACTTCGAGGAACTGAATCTCGGCGAGGGTCAGAGCCGCGAGGTCGCCGAGGCCGTCCAGCGTATCCACGATCAGTACACCGGCGAGGGCGAGCCCGACGAGACGACCGACGCGTCCGGAGGGGGCGAGCGCGACCGGTCCCGATCGCAGGACGGCCGGGGGCAGCGACAGGCCCAGCAGTCCGCAGACGGCGGCCAGTCCGCGCAGGGGAGCGACGAGTCCTCCGGACTGCGGCGAGTCCCGACCGAGCCGGGCCCCGACTGGCTCCTCGTGGCCGCCGTGCTCGCCGGGCTGGTCGGGGCGGGCGTGGGCTACCGCTACCGCGGGCGACTGGCCGGCTGGCTCCGGAGCCCGAAGGAGGGGGCCACGACCCACCGCGTCGCCAGCCCGTCGAACACCGTCGAGCGGGCGTGGGCGGAACTGCTCGCGGAGGCCGGGGTCGACGACCCCTGGACCCGGACGCCGCGGGAGTGTGCCCAGCGCGCCGTCGAGGCCGGCTACGACCCGGCGGTCGTGACCCCGCTGCGGCGGGCCTTCGAGGACGTCCGTTACGGCGACGCCCCGCCCGAGGGCGAACGGCAGCGGATCGCGCGCGCGGCGCTGCAGGCCGTCGACGAACGCGAGCGGGAGGAGGCGGTCCTGTGA
- a CDS encoding DUF7269 family protein codes for MNRAGTVLRRGGRTLLLAAGVAILAAALVPGVASSLPVAWAVALLGNDFWLVAVVAAVAAVVLGVLAARRAVGSVEQADPPAPETVPETPRPGDDFDAFVGGVLPRVRGHTADTGRVRDELRTAAVRVQRRNDGQTRADAQARVRTGAWTDDDVAAAFLAGASDRPTLIDRVGPLLWGDTWTQYAARRTARALLAEEGTADGEGGDRR; via the coding sequence GTGAACCGGGCCGGGACTGTCCTTCGACGCGGCGGTCGCACCCTGCTGCTCGCCGCCGGCGTGGCGATCCTCGCCGCCGCGCTGGTGCCCGGCGTCGCGTCGTCGCTCCCGGTCGCGTGGGCCGTCGCCCTGCTGGGGAACGACTTCTGGCTGGTCGCCGTCGTGGCCGCCGTCGCGGCCGTCGTCCTCGGCGTCCTCGCCGCCCGACGGGCGGTCGGGTCGGTCGAGCAGGCCGACCCGCCGGCACCGGAGACGGTGCCCGAGACGCCCCGGCCGGGCGACGACTTCGACGCGTTCGTCGGCGGCGTCCTCCCGCGCGTCCGCGGCCACACGGCCGACACCGGACGCGTCCGGGACGAACTACGGACTGCGGCGGTCCGGGTGCAACGACGGAACGACGGCCAGACCCGGGCCGACGCGCAGGCGCGGGTCCGGACGGGGGCCTGGACCGACGACGACGTCGCCGCGGCGTTTCTCGCCGGGGCGTCCGACCGGCCGACGCTGATCGACCGGGTCGGCCCGCTCCTGTGGGGCGACACCTGGACCCAGTACGCCGCCCGACGGACCGCGCGAGCGCTGCTCGCCGAAGAGGGGACGGCCGACGGCGAGGGGGGCGACCGACGGTGA
- a CDS encoding DUF58 domain-containing protein, with protein MTTVRTTGRWRGIAVVALFAVAVGVLADRPAVLLAGVVGAGFAAYPHLTGPPTVDLALERAVSDSRPGRGEAVTVTTRLTNTGSSTLTDVRVLDGVPAVLSVTDGSPRHAAVLRPGGTTEFTYAVDAGGGRHQFDTATVVVRSLSGAHEVETTVAAETELAVAADGTDAPLRRQTDRHTGRLPTDRGGSGVEFHAVREYRSGDPLSRVDAKRWARTGERTTVEFREERRASVLLLVDGREPAHRSRAAGEPSAVAHCLAAVEQFVAALSDTRDAVGLAAVGPALCWEAPGTGPDHRRRLRTQLASHPSLSARPPAPDAGGELATQLETLRERLDGGTQLLVCSPLLDDDVAAAIRELAAAGHRTTVVSPDVTGDGTLGRRTAGLARSLRLTDLREAGVRVVDWDPEEPLGAVLLADAERGVGA; from the coding sequence GTGACGACGGTCCGGACGACAGGCCGCTGGCGCGGCATCGCCGTCGTGGCGCTGTTCGCCGTCGCCGTCGGCGTCCTGGCCGACCGACCGGCGGTCCTGCTGGCCGGCGTCGTGGGGGCCGGGTTCGCGGCCTACCCGCACCTCACCGGGCCGCCGACGGTCGACCTCGCGCTCGAACGGGCGGTCAGCGACAGCCGGCCCGGCCGCGGCGAGGCGGTGACGGTGACGACGCGGCTGACGAACACGGGGTCGAGCACCCTGACGGACGTGCGCGTCCTCGACGGCGTCCCGGCCGTGCTGTCGGTCACGGACGGCAGCCCGCGCCACGCAGCGGTGTTGCGGCCCGGCGGGACGACCGAGTTCACCTACGCCGTCGACGCCGGCGGCGGCCGCCACCAGTTCGACACGGCGACCGTCGTCGTCCGGAGCCTCTCGGGTGCGCACGAGGTCGAGACGACCGTCGCCGCCGAGACGGAGCTGGCCGTCGCCGCCGACGGCACGGACGCGCCGCTCCGGCGACAGACCGACCGCCACACCGGCCGCCTGCCGACCGACCGGGGCGGCAGCGGCGTCGAGTTCCACGCCGTCCGCGAGTACCGTTCCGGGGACCCGCTCTCGCGCGTCGACGCGAAGCGGTGGGCCCGGACCGGCGAGCGGACCACCGTCGAGTTCCGCGAGGAGCGGCGGGCCTCGGTCCTCCTGCTGGTCGACGGGCGCGAGCCCGCCCACCGCTCGCGGGCGGCGGGCGAGCCAAGCGCGGTCGCACACTGCCTGGCCGCCGTCGAGCAGTTCGTCGCGGCGCTGTCGGACACCCGCGACGCCGTCGGCCTCGCCGCGGTCGGCCCGGCGCTGTGCTGGGAGGCCCCCGGGACCGGCCCGGACCACCGCCGGCGGCTCCGGACGCAGCTGGCGAGCCACCCGAGCCTGTCGGCGCGGCCGCCCGCCCCGGATGCTGGGGGTGAGCTGGCGACGCAACTGGAGACGCTCCGCGAGCGCCTCGACGGCGGGACGCAGCTGCTCGTCTGCTCGCCGCTGCTGGACGACGACGTCGCGGCGGCGATCCGGGAACTCGCGGCCGCCGGGCACCGGACGACGGTGGTCAGCCCCGACGTGACCGGCGACGGGACGCTCGGCCGGCGGACGGCCGGGCTGGCGCGCTCGCTGCGGCTCACCGACCTGCGGGAGGCCGGCGTCCGGGTCGTCGACTGGGACCCCGAGGAGCCGCTGGGCGCGGTGCTGCTGGCGGACGCCGAACGGGGGGTCGGCGCGTGA
- a CDS encoding DUF7519 family protein yields MSRPVDHRPTPLGSLLAVLLAGGAVGVLAPAAGQRLPLAGTVLGLACLLVGGRWASLLDGSRVVGLGLAGVGAVVVLASLALAATAPLSAGRRAALLAGLAGVVLVGLGVSPLRGRLARRLLSAGLGALVVAVALDGVFQRTTPLPLLVATAAGVVAWDTGEHAVGLGEQLRTDAATRRVELLHAAGSAGYGAALVGVALLLFERGPTGLPLATLLLVLAGAVVLLAALYR; encoded by the coding sequence GTGAGCCGGCCCGTCGACCACCGCCCGACGCCGCTGGGGAGCCTGCTGGCGGTCCTGCTGGCCGGCGGCGCGGTCGGCGTGCTCGCGCCCGCCGCCGGCCAGCGGCTCCCGCTCGCCGGGACGGTCCTCGGGCTGGCCTGCCTCCTCGTCGGCGGCCGCTGGGCGAGCCTCCTGGACGGCAGCCGCGTCGTCGGCCTGGGGCTCGCGGGTGTCGGCGCGGTCGTCGTCCTCGCGTCGCTCGCTCTGGCCGCCACCGCCCCGCTGTCGGCCGGCCGGCGGGCGGCACTGCTCGCCGGCCTCGCCGGCGTCGTCCTCGTGGGGCTGGGCGTCTCTCCCCTCCGCGGGCGGCTCGCCCGCCGGCTCCTCTCGGCGGGCCTCGGTGCGCTCGTCGTCGCCGTCGCGCTGGACGGGGTCTTCCAGCGGACCACCCCCCTCCCGCTGCTGGTCGCCACCGCGGCCGGCGTGGTCGCCTGGGACACCGGCGAGCACGCCGTCGGACTCGGCGAGCAGCTCCGGACCGACGCCGCCACCCGGCGGGTCGAACTGCTCCACGCCGCCGGCTCGGCCGGCTACGGCGCGGCCCTCGTCGGCGTCGCGCTCCTGCTGTTCGAGCGCGGCCCGACCGGCCTCCCGCTGGCGACGCTCCTGCTCGTCCTCGCCGGTGCAGTGGTGCTGCTGGCGGCGCTGTATCGGTGA
- a CDS encoding AAA family ATPase, which produces MSSETDVAAAAEQCERVLDAVSDAVVVDRETLATVLAGFLARGHVLLEDVPGTGKTLTARSLAAALGLSFSRIQFTPDLLPADVTGTYVFDERHREFDFRAGPVFGNVVLADEINRASPKTQAALLEAMAEGQVTIDGETHALPDPFFVIATQNPIEQDGTFPLPEAQVDRFVVKTSLGYPDAAGERELVDRRAARDDPTPTVQRRTNVSPAALRRVPEAVHVDGEVRDYVVRLARATRSADRVATGVSPRATQRLFEAARALAVVEGRGYVTPDHVAGVAPAVLAHRLVLTADARVDDVDARAVVEDLLDRVEVPSVAYTDPV; this is translated from the coding sequence ATGAGTTCGGAGACGGACGTCGCGGCGGCGGCCGAACAGTGTGAGAGGGTCCTTGACGCGGTCTCGGACGCCGTGGTGGTCGACCGCGAGACCCTGGCGACGGTGCTCGCCGGCTTTCTCGCCCGCGGGCACGTCCTGCTTGAGGACGTCCCCGGCACCGGCAAGACGCTGACCGCGCGCTCGCTGGCGGCCGCGCTCGGCCTCTCCTTCTCCCGGATCCAGTTCACGCCGGACCTGCTGCCCGCCGACGTCACGGGGACGTACGTCTTCGACGAGCGGCACCGCGAGTTCGACTTTCGCGCCGGCCCGGTCTTCGGCAACGTCGTGCTGGCCGACGAGATCAACCGCGCCTCCCCGAAGACCCAGGCCGCGCTGCTGGAGGCGATGGCCGAGGGCCAGGTGACCATCGACGGGGAGACCCACGCGCTGCCCGACCCCTTCTTCGTCATCGCCACGCAGAACCCCATCGAGCAGGACGGGACCTTCCCGCTGCCGGAGGCGCAGGTCGACCGCTTCGTCGTGAAGACGAGTCTGGGCTACCCCGACGCGGCCGGCGAGCGGGAACTGGTAGACCGCCGGGCCGCCCGCGACGACCCCACGCCGACGGTCCAGCGGCGCACGAACGTCTCGCCGGCGGCGCTCAGGCGCGTGCCCGAGGCGGTCCACGTCGACGGCGAGGTCCGCGACTACGTCGTGCGGCTGGCGCGGGCCACCCGCTCGGCCGACCGCGTCGCGACCGGCGTCTCGCCGCGGGCGACCCAGCGGCTGTTCGAGGCGGCCCGCGCGCTGGCCGTCGTCGAGGGCCGGGGGTACGTCACGCCGGACCACGTCGCCGGCGTCGCGCCGGCCGTACTCGCACACCGGCTGGTCCTGACCGCCGACGCCCGCGTCGACGACGTCGACGCGCGAGCGGTCGTTGAGGACCTGCTGGATCGCGTCGAGGTACCGAGCGTCGCCTACACCGACCCGGTGTAG